The following coding sequences are from one Helicoverpa armigera isolate CAAS_96S chromosome 2, ASM3070526v1, whole genome shotgun sequence window:
- the LOC110376533 gene encoding NADH-ubiquinone oxidoreductase subunit 8, with translation MSLAKLFSVSSRVRATGASSLVLRHAQYSTPSDGGKTEMVYPPNLPGYKYVNAEDPNMSMKEMSNRAAQTLFWTELARGFAVTLAHIFKEPATINYPFEKGPLSPRFRGEHALRRYPSGEERCIACKLCEAICPAQAITIEAEERKDGSRRTTRYDIDMTKCIYCGFCQEACPVDAIVEGPNFEFSTETHEELLYNKEKLLSNGDKWESEIATNIRADHLYR, from the exons ATGTCGTTAGCTAAATTATTTTCGGTGTCCTCTCGAG TTCGAGCAACTGGGGCCAGTAGCTTGGTTTTAAGGCATGCCCAGTACAGCACGCCCTCGGACGGGGGTAAGACGGAGATGGTGTACCCGCCCAACCTGCCGGGGTACAAGTACGTGAACGCCGAGGATCCCAACATGAGCATGAAGGAAATGTCCAACAGAGCTGCTCAGACATTATTCTGGACTGAACTGGCGAGAGGATTTGCTGTCACCCTGGCTCATATTTTCAAG GAACCAGCAACAATCAACTACCCGTTTGAGAAGGGGCCTCTATCCCCCCGGTTCAGAGGAGAGCACGCCCTCCGTCGTTACCCCTCCGGAGAGGAGAGGTGCATTGCTTGCAAGCTCTGTGAGGCTATCTGCCCTGCTCAG GCCATTACAATTGAGGCTGAAGAGCGTAAGGACGGCTCCCGACGAACCACCCGCTACGATATTGACATGACCAAGTGCATCTACTGCGGTTTCTGTcag GAGGCGTGCCCCGTCGACGCAATCGTAGAAGGTCCCAACTTCGAGTTCTCAACGGAGACCCACGAGGAACTGCTTTACAACAAGGAGAAACTCCTCTCAAACGGAGACAAGTGGGAGAGTGAGATCGCTACCAACATCAGAGCTGATCATCTCTACCGTTGA
- the LOC110376531 gene encoding pyridoxal-dependent decarboxylase domain-containing protein 1 has protein sequence MGDASVSDAESNKPSPGGEGPPEQDRRPFGDLEFQVSEVVGRLEAGVNAQDVQEEEKRPEPRKISAGFFEPEETSMDAILKVLEDLVLKTDPSCESVEPPLLPTDAVTRAAILSHSISALFGRLERSHAARLGAHIASETTRWMAHMFRLADYNAYYHQEQLEGLVRVTRMLLHHRYPRYLEDGAIAFTNRLPCIYSCVASPLGVVQHLCRQLGLPLACVRPVPVHPSGRGMDIEALEKLYDEDIAANRTPLLVLGEVGAPPLGWGTPLALLGQMCSQRNLHLHVRGHALALPGATGRDESFSIPDSVTLTPGPWFGVPGLPTVTFYRIPEPITVNDQSKAVSAVGSREGALAALAGLTGGGARLPALPLWTCVRAAGARALQARLTAAFRSARALHAVVASAGLRLLSERPGGDEPPNVGIVEAVSHASACVAFQFAPPGTEKPPPYYDKLNSWLGQVLQREAEMISIEVCETEAQGVVLRYCPLEGAGGAGGDGAVASWAALLDAQLHVLHATVALREPFQARVAVHSSLALVHVPGWAGLGGVRYIPPGWEGASTDELNSLNRQLVETLRATDGAFSCGDGEDGMACVRFGMVTEDTDVDELLDLVISAGKEVEESSRALTNMTEVLKKGIEEAQADIERENAERLWQEGLLRRVPVVGRVVQWWAPAAPPPPPGRRLLLAHGALQTTADVYRNVQNKNNTEPARAHSPTRQTPDAQ, from the exons ATGGGAGATGCATCGGTTTCTGACGCGGAGTCCAATAAGCCTAGCCCTGGAGGCGAGGGTCCGCCCGAACAG GACCGGCGTCCTTTCGGTGATTTGGAGTTCCAAGTTTCTGAGGTAGTAGGCCGTCTGGAGGCGGGAGTCAACGCTCAGGATGTCCAGGAAGAGGAGAAAAGACCGGAGCCGCGAAAGATCAGCGCTGGTTTCTTTGAACCGGAGGAAACGTCAATGGATGCTATTTTGAAGGTTTTGGAAGACTTGGTGTTGAAGACTGACCCTAGTTGTGAGAGTGTGGAGCCGCCGCTGTTGCCGACGGACGCTGTGACGCGGGCTGCTATACTGTCGCATAGTATATCGGCTTTGTTTGGAAGGTTGGAGAGGAGTCACGCCGCAAGACTTGGCGCTCACATTGCTAGTGAGACTACAAGATGGATGGCGCATATGTTTAG gcTAGCTGACTACAATGCATATTACCATCAGGAGCAACTAGAAGGTCTCGTCAGAGTCACACGAATGCTGCTGCACCACAGATATCCAAGATACTTGGAAGATGGAG caATCGCGTTCACAAACCGTCTACCATGCATATACAGCTGTGTGGCCAGTCCGTTAGGCGTGGTGCAACATCTCTGCAGACAGCTGGGTCTACCTCTAGCATGCGTCAGACCAGTGCCTGTACATCCTTCAG GTCGAGGCATGGACATAGAAGCACTAGAAAAGCTTTACGATGAAGATATAGCAGCAAACAGGACGCCCCTCTTAGTGTTGGGGGAAGTGGGGGCTCCCCCCCTCGGTTGGGGGACTCCCCTAGCGTTGTTGGGGCAGATGTGCTCCCAGAGGAACTTGCATTTACACGTTAGGGGACATGCGCTTGCGCTGCCGGGTGCTACGGGAAGGGATGAG TCATTCAGCATACCAGATTCAGTGACGCTCACACCGGGACCATGGTTTGGCGTACCTGGACTTCCTACTGTT ACATTCTACAGAATACCTGAACCAATCACAGTCAACGACCAATCGAAAGCAGTGAGCGCT GTGGGTAGCAGAGAAGGTGCCTTAGCAGCTCTAGCAGGTCTAACAGGCGGTGGTGCCAGATTACCAGCCCTACCGTTATGGACGTGTGTCCGTGCGGCCGGCGCCCGCGCGCTGCAGGCTCGACTGACGGCCGCATTCAGGTCCGCTAGGGCACTGCATGCTGTGGTCGCTAGCGCTGGACTGAGACTGCTG agtgaACGACCAGGCGGCGACGAGCCACCAAACGTAGGAATAGTG GAAGCAGTGAGCCACGCGTCGGCATGCGTAGCGTTTCAGTTCGCGCCCCCCGGCACTGAGAAACCTCCGCCGTATTATGATAAACTCAACTCTTGGCTCGGACAAGTATTGCAGAGAGAGGCTGAAATG ATAAGCATAGAAGTATGCGAGACTGAAGCTCAAGGCGTGGTCCTGCGCTACTGCCCGCTAgagggcgcgggcggcgcgggcggcgacgGCGCCGTGGCGTCGTGGGCCGCGCTGTTAGACGCACAGCTGCATGTGCTGCATGCTACCGTGGCGTTGAGGGAACCTTTCCAAGCTAGGGTCGCTGTACATTCCAGCTTGGCTCTCGTACATGTGCCGGGATGGGCAG GTCTGGGCGGAGTTCGATACATCCCCCCCGGCTGGGAGGGGGCGTCCACAGATGAGCTGAACTCTCTGAACAGACAGCTGGTGGAGACGCTCAGAGCTACTGACGGCGCCTTCTCTTGCGGGGATGGGGAAGACGGGATGGCTTGCGTCAG GTTCGGTATGGTGACGGAAGATACAGATGTGGACGAACTGCTGGACCTGGTAATATCGGCCGGCAAGGAGGTCGAGGAGAGCAGCCGAGCGCTCACCAACATGACTGAGGTCTTGAAGAAGG GCATCGAAGAAGCCCAAGCGGACATCGAGCGCGAGAACGCGGAGCGGCTGTGGCAGGAGGGACTGCTGCGTCGCGTGCCAGTAGTGGGGCGAGTCGTGCAGTGGTGGGCCCCCGCCGCCCCCCCGCCGCCCCCCGGCCGCCGCCTGCTGCTCGCGCACGGCGCGCTGCAGACCACGGCCGACGTGTACAG GAACgtccaaaacaaaaacaacacagAGCCCGCGCGAGCGCACTCGCCAACAAGACAAACGCCCGACGCACAATAG
- the LOC110376534 gene encoding lactosylceramide 4-alpha-galactosyltransferase produces MTRTLISRLHINLTAAAVFILILIITKGIIYSIIEDSLPSAEDPSFVPGAKSIFFHDTSCRGGLTIRQACSVEAAARAHPEHIIYVLFSCPVTNYAQKTTCLAKLLEFPNVKFLRVDITEFSKGTAVQSIVLNDIKLSLYPKHHAADILRILTLNKWGGIYLDTDMIVTRSLEHFPKNFVAKENLNDVASGILSFAKDGIGANITNKILKTMGQDYNPTAWSIVGPAAIDKVLKMYCPQLIHSPYYSNCHGITVFTFELFYPYYYTETADIFSAPTEDFDLEGPYAYHMWDFLSHNISIHKDTVYEIVAGAFCPTIHDTYRDEFCVVV; encoded by the exons atgaccaGAACTCTTATATCCAGGCTACATATCAATTTGACTGCTGCAGCAGTATTCATACTAATACTAATAATCACCAAAGGTATCATCTATTCTATCATTGAAGACTCGTTGCCGTCCGCAGAAGACCCGAGCTTTGTTCCGGGTGCAAAGTCAATATTCTTTCACGACACATCTTGCCGAGGCGGCCTGACTATACGTCAAGCGTGTTCGGTAGAAGCAGCCGCCAGAGCACACCCTGAGCACATTATCTACGTGCTGTTCAGCTGTCCAGTCACCAACTACGCGCAGAAGACGACCTGCCTCGCGAAGCTCCTCGAATTCCCCAATGTGAAGTTCCTGAGAGTCGACATTACTGAATTTTCCAAAGGAACAGCCGTGCAGTCTATAGTACTCAACGATATAAAACTTAGTCTATACCCAAAACATCATGCAGCCGACATACTGAGAATATTGACCCTTAACAAATGGGGTGGCATATATCTGGACACAGACATGATTGTGACGAGATCTTTAGAGCATTTTCCGAAGAATTTTGTCGCTAAAGAAAATCTAAATGACGTCGCTTCGGGCATCCTGTCTTTTGCGAAAGACGGAATTGGTGCCAACATAACTAATAAAATTCTCAA AACCATGGGCCAAGACTATAACCCAACGGCTTGGTCAATTGTTGGTCCAGCAGCCATAGACAAGGTGCTGAAAATGTACTGCCCTCAGCTGATTCACTCGCCCTACTACAGTAACTGTCATG gCATTACAGTATTCACCTTCGAGTTGTTCTATCCATATTACTACACGGAGACCGCAGATATATTTAGTGCTCCAACAGAAGATTTCGACTTGGAAGGACCTTACGCTTACCATATGTGGGACTTCTTGTCGCATAACATATCTATTCACAAGGACACGGTGTACGAAATTGTTGCTGGCGCCTTCTGCCCTACGATCCATGACACGTACAGAGATGAATTTTGTGTAGTAGTTTGA
- the LOC110376511 gene encoding lactosylceramide 4-alpha-galactosyltransferase, with the protein MARTFMSRLWLYLTAAAVFILILIIIKGIIYSIIEDSLPSAEDPSFVPGAKSIFFHDTSCRGGLTIRQACSVEAAARAHPEHIIYVLFSCPVTNYAQKTTCLATLLEFPNVKFLRVDITEFSKGTAVQSIVLNDIKLGLYPKQHAADILRMLTLNKWGGIYLDTDMILTRSLEHFPKNFVAKENLNDVASGILSFTKDGIGANITNKILKIMGQDYNPTGWSTFGPAAIDKVLKMSCPQLIHSANYQTAPMSNCHGITVFTSELFYPYYYTEIEDIFSAPTEDFHLEEPYAYHMWDFVTHNISIHKDTVYEIVAGAFCPTIHDTYRDEFCVVV; encoded by the exons atggccAGAACTTTTATGTCCAGGCTTTGGCTTTATTTGACTGCTGCAGCAGTATTCATACTAATACTAATAATCATTAAAGGTATCATCTATTCCATCATTGAAGACTCGTTGCCGTCCGCAGAAGACCCGAGCTTTGTTCCGGGTGCAAAGTCAATATTCTTTCACGACACATCTTGCCGAGGCGGCCTGACTATACGTCAAGCGTGTTCGGTAGAAGCAGCCGCCAGAGCACACCCTGAGCACATTATCTACGTGCTGTTCAGCTGTCCAGTCACCAACTACGCGCAGAAGACGACCTGCCTCGCGACGCTCCTCGAATTCCCCAATGTGAAGTTTCTGAGAGTCGACATTACTGAATTTTCCAAAGGAACAGCCGTGCAGTCTATAGTACTCAACGATATAAAACTTGGTCTATACCCAAAACAGCATGCAGCCGACATACTGAGAATGTTGACTCTCAACAAATGGGGTGGCATATATCTGGACACAGACATGATTTTGACTAGATCTTTAGAGCATTTTCCGAAGAATTTTGTGGCTAAAGAAAATCTGAATGACGTCGCTTCGGGCATCCTGTCTTTTACGAAAGACGGAATTGGTGCCAACATAACTAATAAAATTCTCAA AATCATGGGCCAAGACTATAACCCAACGGGTTGGTCAACTTTTGGTCCAGCAGCCATAGACAAGGTGCTGAAAATGTCCTGCCCTCAGCTGATTCACTCGGCCAACTACCAGACAGCCCCCATGAGTAACTGTCATG GCATTACTGTATTCACCTCCGAGTTGTTCTATCCATATTACTACACGGAGATCGAAGATATATTTAGTGCTCCAACAGAAGATTTCCACTTGGAAGAACCTTACGCTTACCATATGTGGGACTTCGTGACGCATAACATATCTATTCACAAGGACACGGTGTACGAAATTGTTGCTGGCGCCTTCTGCCCTACGATCCATGACACGTACAGAGATGAATTTTGTGTAGTAGTTTGA